The genomic window GGCGAAGCGGAGCGACACGAAACGGTACGCGGCCTGGTTCCACGGGATGCTCTCCAGGGGGGTTTACATCGCTCCGTCCCAGTTCGAAGCGGGGTTCGTATCCCTGGCGCACACGAAGCGGGACCTCGACCGGACGATCGCCGCCGCCAAGGCCGTTCTGGCACGGCTGTGATTCCGGTTGACGCGTTCCCGGATCCTGTGATAAATATCCGGCGTTTGCCCTCATGACCGATCGACAGGACCGAAAGGCATTCTTCCGGGAACTGGGGAAGTACAGCGCCCTCGGTCTCGAGATGGCGCTGTCGGTCGTCATCGGGATGGCGATCGGGTACTACCTCGACCGGTGGCTCGGGACCGGGCCGTGGCTGATGATCGTCTGGATCAGCCTCGGGTTCGCCGCGGGGGTGCGCAGCCTCTACCGCGCCGCCGTGCGTTCCGGGAAAGACCTGGAGCGGGACGAGGAGCAGCGGAGGAAGCCCGGTGGGCCGTGACGCCCCGGACCGGTTGTCGCTGCGGTCGCTGACGAACCGGATCCTCCTCTCCGCGGGGCTGATCCTCGGGGGTATCGGGGTCGCGGTCGCGGCGGGAGCGGCGGACGTCTCGATGCTTCCCGGAGCGGTGTGCGGCGCCGGCATCGCGTTCGGGAACTTCTTCCTCATAAGGAAGATCCTGGAGAAGGCGTTTTCTGGCGGTGGAACGGTCAATAAGTGGTTCATCGTCCAGTACACGCTGAAGTTCCTCGGGCTGATCGGGGTGGTCTACCTCGTCGTCCGGTACGGCGGGTTCAACCTGTTGGGGTTTCTGCTCGGGCTCTCCTCGCTCTTCCTCGGAGTCCTTCTCGAGGCGCTGGCGAGGTCGTTCGAACCAAACGCGTGATCGCTTCTCATTCGACGGGGGTAGGGACGATGCGGAAAGGATTCCTCGGGCTTCTTGCCGTCGCGGCGCTGCCGACGACGGCCCTGGCGGCGGGAGGGCACGGGTTCTCCTGGTTCATGATGCTGCCCGGAGGGGAGCACCTCTACTACA from Candidatus Deferrimicrobium sp. includes these protein-coding regions:
- a CDS encoding ATP synthase subunit I, whose protein sequence is MGRDAPDRLSLRSLTNRILLSAGLILGGIGVAVAAGAADVSMLPGAVCGAGIAFGNFFLIRKILEKAFSGGGTVNKWFIVQYTLKFLGLIGVVYLVVRYGGFNLLGFLLGLSSLFLGVLLEALARSFEPNA
- a CDS encoding AtpZ/AtpI family protein yields the protein MTDRQDRKAFFRELGKYSALGLEMALSVVIGMAIGYYLDRWLGTGPWLMIVWISLGFAAGVRSLYRAAVRSGKDLERDEEQRRKPGGP